In a genomic window of Porphyromonadaceae bacterium W3.11:
- a CDS encoding ATPase, protein MELNLFLSYLGIALMVGLSGIGSSMGLYNCGQAVVGAMRKDPTQMGKYIGLSALPSSQGLYGFVGYYFAIQLVSPEMSMQSAIAILWCGLLLGAVGWVSADRQSKILANGIAATADGHNVFASTMVMAVFPELYAILALLVNILVFRMLG, encoded by the coding sequence ATGGAATTAAATCTATTTTTATCGTACTTAGGTATTGCTTTAATGGTAGGGCTTAGTGGTATCGGAAGTAGTATGGGGCTTTACAATTGCGGTCAAGCCGTAGTAGGAGCAATGCGTAAGGATCCAACCCAGATGGGTAAATACATCGGTCTATCTGCACTACCTTCATCACAGGGTTTGTACGGATTCGTTGGTTACTACTTTGCTATCCAGCTAGTAAGCCCAGAAATGTCAATGCAATCAGCTATCGCTATTTTGTGGTGTGGTTTGTTACTTGGTGCTGTGGGTTGGGTTTCAGCCGATAGACAGTCTAAGATCCTTGCTAATGGTATTGCTGCAACTGCTGATGGTCACAATGTCTTTGCGTCTACCATGGTAATGGCAGTATTCCCAGAGCTTTATGCGATCCTTGCTCTACTTGTCAACATCCTAGTATTCCGTATGCTTGGATAA
- a CDS encoding IS1182 family transposase codes for MTKIQFRPYIHNRSMLFPQRLDEDICANNPVRVVNAIIDAIEIENIKGLYSKIGRHPYHPKMMLKVIIYAYMNNIYSCRKIEQALKRDVHFIWLAGYEKPDFITINRFRNRVKGEINKVFSQMVLLLAERGFISLDVEYIDGTKIESKANKYTFVWRKSVERNRAKLQEKLKVLLSQIDDCIAQENSEGSEEVEITAEQLSELVTTFKAELERTPEPVNKEEKKKIRERKKQIKQLEEHKDKLQEYDKKLEILGTRNSYSKTDPSATFMRMKEDAMRNGQTKPGYNLQIATNQQFITNFGLFHNPTDTLTFIPFLQSHQDRYGDLPSTVVADSGYGSEENYRFMEESGTTPFVKYNRFHIEHRPRYKPDPFQPASLYYNKEGDYYVCPMGQRMRRIGTKRGKTASGYTTESARYKAARCEGCPLRGLCFKAKGNRIIEVNHRLNEYKKKASQLLTSEEGLRHRGRRCVEPESVFGQMKYNMSYKRFRHFGQDKVTMDFAFFAIAFNVKKLCSRIAKNPKNMDNTPHSCPNHPFLVTNKLFLGENQILKHLVAA; via the coding sequence ATGACAAAGATACAATTTCGTCCATACATACACAATAGGTCAATGCTTTTTCCTCAAAGGCTTGACGAGGATATTTGTGCTAATAATCCAGTGAGAGTGGTCAATGCCATTATCGATGCTATTGAGATTGAGAATATTAAGGGCTTGTACAGTAAGATAGGTCGCCACCCCTACCACCCCAAGATGATGCTCAAGGTGATTATCTACGCCTACATGAATAACATCTACTCGTGCAGGAAGATTGAGCAAGCCCTCAAAAGAGATGTCCACTTCATCTGGCTTGCAGGGTATGAAAAGCCTGACTTTATCACCATCAATAGATTTCGTAATCGTGTAAAAGGAGAGATTAATAAGGTCTTCTCACAGATGGTATTGTTACTTGCAGAGAGAGGTTTTATCAGTCTTGATGTGGAGTATATCGATGGCACTAAGATAGAATCCAAAGCCAATAAATACACCTTTGTGTGGCGGAAAAGCGTGGAACGAAATCGAGCCAAACTTCAGGAAAAGCTAAAAGTGCTGCTCTCTCAAATCGATGATTGTATTGCTCAAGAGAATAGCGAGGGTAGCGAAGAAGTAGAGATTACAGCGGAACAACTTTCAGAGCTGGTGACCACCTTCAAAGCAGAACTAGAGAGAACCCCGGAACCAGTCAACAAGGAGGAGAAAAAGAAAATAAGAGAGAGGAAGAAGCAGATCAAGCAACTAGAAGAGCACAAAGACAAACTTCAGGAGTACGACAAAAAGCTAGAGATACTCGGCACTCGCAACTCCTACTCCAAGACCGACCCCTCTGCCACCTTTATGCGTATGAAGGAGGATGCCATGAGAAATGGTCAGACCAAGCCAGGTTACAATTTACAAATAGCTACGAATCAGCAATTTATTACCAACTTTGGACTTTTCCACAATCCTACTGACACCCTCACATTTATCCCCTTTCTTCAATCCCATCAAGACCGTTATGGTGATTTGCCCTCTACTGTTGTAGCCGACTCCGGCTATGGCTCGGAGGAGAACTATCGTTTTATGGAAGAGTCTGGTACAACACCCTTTGTCAAATACAATCGCTTCCATATTGAGCATCGTCCTCGTTACAAGCCCGACCCATTTCAGCCCGCATCTTTATACTACAACAAAGAAGGAGATTACTATGTCTGTCCGATGGGACAAAGGATGAGGCGCATCGGGACAAAGAGAGGCAAGACAGCAAGCGGATACACTACTGAGAGTGCGAGATATAAGGCTGCGAGGTGCGAAGGATGTCCACTCAGAGGACTATGTTTTAAGGCAAAAGGCAATCGAATCATAGAGGTCAATCACAGACTCAATGAGTACAAAAAGAAAGCAAGCCAACTCCTTACGTCCGAAGAAGGACTAAGACATCGAGGACGACGATGTGTAGAGCCGGAATCAGTATTTGGTCAAATGAAATACAATATGAGCTACAAACGCTTTCGACACTTCGGTCAAGACAAGGTCACTATGGACTTTGCCTTCTTTGCCATAGCATTCAATGTCAAGAAACTATGCTCTAGGATAGCGAAAAACCCAAAAAACATGGATAATACACCTCATTCTTGCCCAAATCATCCATTTTTAGTTACTAACAAACTATTTTTAGGGGAAAACCAAATTCTAAAACATCTCGTAGCTGCTTAG